The following is a genomic window from Nicotiana tabacum cultivar K326 chromosome 3, ASM71507v2, whole genome shotgun sequence.
TCATATGAATATATGCAAAGAATATGGAACTCCTTTAACTGAATTTGCTTGGGTGTATTATCTGGGTATAGTTAGCAGGATTTAAGCGTGGTGCTATAAGATTTTCTCCATTGAGTTAATCACTGCCAAAAGATGTATGACTTCATATTCCCTCGTCATGTTTAATTGAGATATCATGCTTGAGCTGGAGGGTACCTTCAATTCATAACCAAGAGTATCCTTCACCCAGGAACCTTGGTGATGACAAGGCTTCTTGGAAAATGAATTTAATACCTTGGTGATGACAAGGCTTCTTGGAAAATGAATTTAATGGAAATCAGGTACCATAGTCCTTCAGTTAAAAATGAATACAGAAAAAATCGTACcgattaaaaatttgaattatgTTATGCTCTGAGTGGTGATATAGTTTAGTGATCATATTGGATTTCCTTATATCAATTGATTttgtcgattttgttcactcgtATGCTAAATTTTTAGATGGAATTCCATGTGATAATTGGTTTCTACCATGACATGTTTGGTCCCTTTGACTTAATGGTATATTCCGGGAGGTGTTTATTCTTGGACCATGTGAAAGTAGAAAAGTATGTAATATAAAACTCAGAAGGGTTGGTAGTGGGTGCAAGAAATAATGTCTCCTCCTGCAAAAGGGGGTGAACTGGCAGACAATGTTTAGTGACCCCATTTGATAAAACCGCTCTCTCTTTTTCTACTGATCAAGAGAACAAAGAGGAAAAAACCTGTTAAAGAAAGGAAAGGGAAAAGCAGAAAAGGGAGGGAATGGAAAAAGGTTAAGTAATATACTAATGTTTGAATATGATCCGTCAGCGTATTGACTGTTTGGTTCAAATTCCTTTGCAGTTGTCAAGGATTTGAAGTATGCAGACTCTCACGAATGGGTCAAAGTTGATGGTAGCTCTGCCACAATAGGCATCACAGATCATGCTCAGGATCATTTGGGTGATGTTGTGTATGTTGAATTACCAGAAGTGGGGGCTTCTGTTACTCAATCTGGCAGTTTTGGTGCTGTTGAAAGTGTTAAGGCCACCAGTGATATCAATTCTCCAGTGTCAGGAAAGGTGGTCGAAGTTAACGAGAAGCTCAATGACACTCCTGGTCTGGTGAGTATCCGAGTTCTCTagattattttctttcattgagGTATAGcttttaatagaaaatatagagaacttctagtactttttatttttatttttgttttgtataaTGTTGGCTGAATTTTTAAATGGAGAAACATGTTCAACGAGGACCCATATAGCCGAACCCGACTTGTTTGGGACTCGGGCATAATTGTTGTTGATGTTGAAGTATAGCCTTAGAGGTTGAAGTAAAGTGCTGAAACCGGACATTCTTGCAAAATTAGTTATTGAGAATTGAGTGGAGTTTTTGGTGTTTATTCTGTGGCATATGCCAAGCTAGTAAATTGGAAGAATTATTTACACATATCAACAGCTGAGGTATCCGAAACGACTGTCTGAGTCATCAGTCCATATGGATTAATTGTTGATGTTTAGAGATATTCGTCAAACGCTACCTTGCAGAATTTTGGTAAAACTCCAGGATATTTGCATTTCTAAAAATATAAGAGTTGGATCAACTCATAAGGATTATTATCATTGTCAGGAAAAATATCATAAGCTAGTGGTATATCTGAGTTAGCTTGAATCTGTTGTGAAATTGTCGAGCAGATTCTTTAGCAAACAAATAAATTTTACAACTGTCCCATGAGGTTTTGATTTAAACTTATGTTTCTGCCTGATTCACACAGGCCTCAAGTCTCTGGACCAATTGTTACTTGCTAGATTATTCAGGTTCAAGCCCCCACACCATGGTGTCCTTTAAGAAGTGGATGCCAAACGAAGGTGTCCTTTCCTCCCATCTGCCTAAGATTTGTTGGGCAGAGTTACCCAGTACTTGTGCCGGTGGAAGGTAGTAGGTACCTGATGGAATAGTCGATAAGCGCACAAGCTAACCCGGACACCAcgttatccaaaaaaaaaaatgggatGTCAGATGAAGGTGTCCTTTTAACTAGAGAGATAGGATATAGATTGTTTTCTTGGATTTTGTTTATCTAAGAACATGTAGCTTTCTTGTTACCAAGAGATGGTAAGTGGTTGAGGCATGAAATGACCGATGGCTTACAAGTACAAGTACCGTGAGGGAAAGGTGAAAAGAACCCTATTTAGGGAGTGCAATAGAGAATCTGATATCCGATGCGAACAATCAGTCGAAGGAGCGGAGCTTAGAGCCTTTACTTTATGTAAAGCGCTTGTCGGTTGGACAGTCTGCCCACTTGGTGGATTAGTTGAGGTGCATGCAAAGTTGGTTCGTTCACTAGTAATATCACAGACaataggaaaagaaagaaaaaaagtgtAGCTTCCTTAACCATTTTGGAGCCAACAAAATTGATTGGTGAGACTTAGCTGATTAAATATCACATCTCGAGGCTAATTTCTTATACTCCTTTGGAGTACTAACTGAATAGTTTGCTATCAAGTGCTCTTTCAGTTTTTAACACTTAATAGTATGATGTTGGTTTTCTCGTGTCATCTTTTCATTCTTTTAGTTCTTTTTCATCGTATGTATGACAATCTTCTTACCAAAACTTAGGTTAATGAAAGCCCGTATCAAGATGGATGGATCATAAAGGTGGAGATTAACAATAACGACGAGCTCAAATCCTTGATGGACCATGACCAGTATTCCAAGTTCTGCGAAGAAGAAGACGCAAAACATTGATTGAAGCCTGATGGAGTTGAGAAAGAAACATTTTTCTTGCAGGATTTGTTTTGTGCATTGTGAGGCTAATTCCCAATTCCAGGGAACTGAAAAATTCAACAAGTGATTTCTTAGGTGTTTAGTTCAACATGCTGCATTCTCTTTCTTTTGGCAAATATTTAAAGCTTTGGATATTGAATTTCTTCTAGTTTAACAGAATAATTTGCTTTTTTTTCCTTCTGGATTTGCATTTAATTCCCTTTGTTTTCATTTGATATTCATCAACATTGACATTGTTTTACATTAATATGCATGTTCCTTAAAACAAACTAGGCAGAATGTTAATTTTGATCTGTTCAGTTCTCTATAGGGATTTCTTTGTAAAGATTGGAATAAAACTATAGACTAAAGCGTTCGCAATCGCAAAGACTGCAGCAGCGGTATTTCTTTTGGTGGCTAATAcagataattatattaaattaGGAAAGCAGAGACAAACCCAATTGCCATCAGCAAAATGTGCAATGCTTTAATATATCAAACTAAACAATCTATtattactatattaaaagcacgaaggctcttagcgaaatgtcgttcgcttttTTTATCCTTTAtagataagaaatatgtcagcataactaatatcAGCATTATTGATACACCCTATTCAAtattattcttatgcaccctatCAAACGATCCCTAAGATTTGATGATATTGTGTAAGGAATTTAAATGTGATTTTTAAGTTCTTTTAAAATTCGTGTTTTGATGGTTTTGAAACAATAATTGTTTCAGAATAACACAATTAAAAAAGCAAATAAccaatttttagaaatttatttgagttataaaAACTTTAGAAAAATCAATTTCCATACTAGGAAATTGGGGTACGGAGCATCTTGCAATGGAGGCACGCCTATGAGAAGCTATTCGGGTCGTTTGGTTCTCATATTAATTACTATAAGTTAGTGGGACTATAATGTTCGTTCTCTTCTTTTTTAACTTGATAGTATGCGCTATTATATCTTTCTTATATGCAAGATAGTTCCTAAActaatttcttttattgttgtaaTAGGAGGAGACTTGAGGAGAAAGATGTGAATATATTAATTAATGGAGAAGGTGTAATTTGTGGCATCAACCGAAGATTATGGTTGAGAAAATTAGAAGGAATAATATCAACTAATGCTGTGTTTTTAAACAACAAAGTAATGCACTCTTATCGTACTTTAAATAATTTTGAGATTCGTTGTCTTAGATGGGAGccatataatttattttcttcattacATAAAGACCAAACATATGCTTACCTACGTCCTTCGGCTACATATCCTGCACAAATGATTAGGTAAAATAATTTTACTAACAATCTACTTGattattcttttattaaataATCAAATAGTAAATTTTTTATTCGGACAATGTCAATCAAACCATGCTCATTGATTATTTCAGAACGTGTTTAGTAGACGACAAAGCACATATACCTATACAAAGCATTCACGTAGTATTATGTTTGGAATTCTCAACCGAcaatataaaatagaaaaaaaattcgTAATTAGTTGAATCGCTACATTTTACATTTTCCCGCATCGTttgcatgaaaataatttttttttgtacataatatttttaaaaagatttaatttggaattatttcataaataattgacTTAAGAATCTTGGGCAAAGCACGAACGTAgaaactagttattataaaagcacgaatattgAAATGCTAAATATTGATTGACCAAAATATCCTCGAAATATTTACTGACTTTTATACCCTTTGAAAGCTAAATTATTcctacaaaaaataattttatgttaGATAGAATTGTAATTCTAACTTTGTGTGATACAAATTTTTTGGACCTCTAATCATACTCAATTTCCAACTTTTAGTCGTTTGAGCTATTGTTGAAATTCTAAAGCCAGAGTTGAGAAGGAgaagaaaaattatatatattctcCGGCAGTGAGAATTTTCATTAAGGGgtatcaaaatatataaaagtaaatatcCCACAAAATTAAGGGGAGccaatacataatatatataaatataatttttttttacctaCTTATACAATGTATTTTTCCTGCGACACCCCTTCCTATAAGGTGACTCCACCACTGTTCCCCGGTAGATAGCCTCTTTATATCGTTCCCATTACTAAGAAtaggaaatttatttttttatggcGCTTTCTTTTTGCATCAACTAAGATAGTGCAATTGTTTGTTACTATGATTCAGTCATCTGTCTTCGTCTCCTGCATTGAAGCTCCATGTATTTTTATACCACGAAAAATTTAATAGGTTTGGAGAACTTTCGTGAATATAATTGGTGAAATAAAATTAAGAGTCAAAATAGCCTTTGGAACTTTCATGGAAGCAAAGTACTTCGGAGGAAGCTAAACTCCTTTAAATCTAAGAATACGAAACAATGAAAATTAAAACCTAAGAATAAGAGACAATGAAAATTAAAATCACATGCAATCTAACTTCCACCGATGAAATTAAAATAACAGCTTCCAGGATGAAAGTCATCCTCGTATCTGTACCATAGGATATCATTGTTATTTAAAACATAAGGAAACCCGACGTCAGACTTCTGTACAAGTAAATCAAATGACAATAATATGGAACGACAAAAGCCAACCTTAGAATTCTGTACAAGTAAATTAAATGACAAGCCTACAAATTAAGGGTAAAAATGTAAATATATAAATTCTTAATGGGGTAGCGGTttatccgataagaaaattgagtaatccgtTTCGAAATTGATAaaccgttaattataaaatttcaatccATTCACCAACCATTACTCTAAaaatccgataccaataagccaataaaCCAATTTTACAGTTTAATTAACGGTTATGATTTGGTTTTGAACAAACCTACTTGGATTTCTTATGGCAATCAAAGATACTCGAAAATTGGTAGTATTGGAAAAAGCATGAATATAATATTGCTAGACCAAAATAGCCTTAAAATATTAAATACAACTCAAAAGGAAAGGACATAATTGGAATAGTACATGTTAGGACGAAACCTTCTTAAACCCAAAAAACTAAAagaatattttggatttttttgaatatttcgaatttcaaattcattaaaaaaaCTGCACGATAggttgaaaaaaataaataatattctgCATGTTTATGTTCGAAAGTatccaaaaaagaaaaggtaTCCGTCAGATTTCCCAATAGAAATTAGAACTTTAAATTAGAAAAGGATTTGGCTACCCTTCACAAGTCAATGTTGATTCCCATCAAAGTTAAATATTGCAAGGAGCTGGGTTTTCTAAAATTTGCTTGAAACAAGAACATATATATCTGGTAATATGTATAAACTTTGACATATATTACCAGCAAATCTTCAAATTTAATAAATTAGATTATTGGCATTAGAATATGGATATGACTTCATAAACGTAAAGAAATTTTGTGCCTACATTCATCTGGCAAGTTGAACCTTAAAAGAAGTTCTACATATGTATCACATTGAAAATATATGatatattttctcttctttttttctaagTATATTAGCCAAGCAGAAGGTGTATTAGAAGAGTATAAGGTTTAAAAAAAGTTCCTCATAGATTGATAACATCTGAGatgaaatgaatttatcaacactcAATTGTCACTATTTCGGTCATTCAAAAATTCTCGATCATTTGAATCTCTTTTCGCCACAGGGATTTTAAAGTATGTGTCTTTCTTTAGTGAACTTCTCTAAGGTATATGCCGTTTACATTCTAAATTTAAATATAAGTATACTACTACCAAGATCGATAATTTTCTTACATTTTATCATAATATCATGCAAAAGTTGCATTGTTTATTCATTTGCTATTCTATAACtcaaaacaattttttttataatgtaTGAGTTTATAAATTTAATTTATCGTTCTTGCATACAAAAAAAGAATAAGGATATACTTGCAAAACAGGTGCataaaaactaatttaattaaaaaGGGCAGTAGTTATGTGGTAATTATTTTCTTTACAAGCAATCAAATATTATAATATctataaaaaatttatattacAATTAATTATTTCAATACTATTGCAAGAGTGAAGAGCAAGTAAAAGGTAAAGAAATTAATAGAAATGCAATCTTTAAAGCAATTTATTATCAACCATAGTTTTCATCACTTTAACCTTCTCTCTAcatctatatataaatataaaagtgGGAATTTGCAAGATAATGTGGCAGTCCGCTAAAGCCAACAttcttatttatcttttttcttgtttttttggaCTTTCATCCTAATTTTAGTACAATTTTCATTATTAAAATACTTTTCCTACATAATTACTGTTATGAGTTTAAAAAAACGGAAGAGGAGGAAATTTTGGAATTGAATTACATCTTTCATTATATACATTAATTATGAATATTAAATAAGGAAGAGGAAGGGATTCAATTTAATTGGACAAATAAGGAGCTTTAATGACTTAAAGAAGAAAATGTGTAAAATAAAGCTGATGAGTAAGTATTAGCATTCTAATGAGAAACGGTTTCTGCCcactcttcttatttttcttcacaaatccAATGAAAGCTCTTCATTTCATTTTCCAATCGTTATTAGAagtaattgtcacacctccttttttcgcccccgcgagggtacaaggagtttttttcaattaaaggacaatcgaaacgggatttgtttatttatttcggagtcgccacttgggagatttagggtgtcccaagtcaccaattttaatcccgaatcgaggaaaagaatgactccatattacagtctgcgtaccagaaatccggataaggaattctgttaacccgggagaaagtgttaggcattcccgagttccgtggttctagcacggtcgctcaactgttatattcggcttgattatctgatttttatacaaacatgaacttatgtgcaaatttttatctttttaccgctttcataattattattattattatttgcaaggaattgcaacgttgtaaaAATGTGTCtcaaaccgcgtcacaatcaatgtacccgtggtcgttgacacactttgactccgttgagatttggatttgggtcacataaatgtgcacccgtgtttaagaaggttaaattattaaaggtgcgcctaaagcaactagcgtattgttattttgggaaggccgtaaaattcgctaaacggcctgtcccgaattctaagtattttaatatatacatttagagggccccgcagcttgtgcatttttgtttgtcgaggcttgtctcatttttagttaaaaggataaacctacagcgaCTATATTTTcttattaagttcgtctctaaaataaaagaaaatctcttaattaattacatgctaaaaacgtaacttattagttattagtttacggctaatgcgaatggaaaattgcgaccgagtttgtacaaagaaaaacttctttcattctatattctattattcaataatactaaacatgagattgacacaccataatatcaagaCAGATTAACTAGCATTTGGTTAATTTAACTGAcgttattagatgaagaaattataCATATGTAACCCCATTACTCATTTATAAATCGACTACATCTTTATACagagaaaagaaaattatattcaaacacaaatctaaacaggagagattcaacaggaacaaagcctgattaatatttcatttcgcttcaagccgagagtgtacaaatgtgtacctggaaatggcaatacaagaagaaaagaagtaggagtcagcagcaataataccacagcaacagcaggttcagcaactccgcaaaccagtaacaaccagtagaataacccaataacggattgaaaaatcagcaataccaaagtgcaatcgcagtcaaagcagaagagagacggatacaagatgcagtagtttactgatttttgaataacactcgagaaaagacaaacagaatttattcaagtagaagttcaagttgtctttctctcTTTCAGTCTAAAAGCTctctcaagtgtaaaagtctGTCAGCGCTCAAGTGTAAAAATCTTTCTTTTAATGTTCAAGTCCTAAAACTCTCTCTCAAATCTTGGTCCTCCCCCCTtttaatgtgtcaaatgaccctatatatatagcaagaaaagtcttgaatccccaacccgaaattattcccccaaggcatgctttgtccccactatttaatgttttctttattttaaaccttgtcccccatgactacattaaataaatacaatattcccaacccattataatttgtcccccatgcctaacataaacaaatacaatattcctccccattacattttgtcttgtcccccattatgttaaacaattatatcaaacaccaccccattatattttgttcctcatgcttaacataaagaattacaataatgttcaattcccaaattacccctccgaccttattgcaattaccattttacccctgaatgtactg
Proteins encoded in this region:
- the LOC107830384 gene encoding glycine cleavage system H protein 2, mitochondrial; the encoded protein is MATKLWASRAASYLRVSTFHRAFATVVKDLKYADSHEWVKVDGSSATIGITDHAQDHLGDVVYVELPEVGASVTQSGSFGAVESVKATSDINSPVSGKVVEVNEKLNDTPGLVNESPYQDGWIIKVEINNNDELKSLMDHDQYSKFCEEEDAKH